One segment of Sulfobacillus thermosulfidooxidans DSM 9293 DNA contains the following:
- the gabT gene encoding 4-aminobutyrate--2-oxoglutarate transaminase: protein MATATKYIELKTEIPGPRSQSVLARIDKATPRATSVYAPLVIDKAHGSLLTDIDGNTFIDLTGGVGVLNVGHTHDKVRQALHEQVDRFLHTDFTVVPYESYVRLAERLNAKFPGGGPATTVFFNSGAEAVENAIKIARAYTKRKGIIAFERAFHGRTLMAMTLTSKVHPYKAGMGPFAPEVYRVPFPYPYRCPYAQGSLQHECDETCYQAIEQALMLQVAPEDVAAVIVEPVQGEGGFVVPPKSFLPWLRAFTERHGILLIVDEVQTGFGRTGKFFATEYANIRPDLLTMAKSIADGVPLSGVMGRAEVMDGPGDSQIGGTYVGNPLATAAGNAVLDIFEEEDLLSQAEKQGEYLMTRLSAMQKKYPVIGDVRGLGAMVAIELVKDPQTKEPYSDLTARILNYALHHGVIMLKAGIYGNVIRFLAPLNTPLDMLEEALNILEKAFEEEGQH, encoded by the coding sequence ATGGCAACCGCTACTAAATATATTGAACTTAAGACAGAAATTCCAGGACCTCGCTCGCAATCTGTACTAGCCCGCATCGATAAGGCGACGCCAAGGGCAACATCGGTATATGCGCCGCTTGTTATTGATAAAGCCCATGGCAGTTTGCTCACAGATATCGACGGCAACACCTTTATTGATTTAACAGGTGGCGTTGGGGTATTAAATGTCGGACATACGCATGATAAAGTGCGACAAGCCTTGCATGAGCAAGTTGACCGGTTCTTACATACGGATTTTACGGTCGTGCCTTATGAAAGTTACGTTCGGTTGGCGGAAAGGCTCAATGCGAAGTTTCCTGGTGGTGGTCCTGCTACAACGGTCTTTTTTAACTCGGGTGCTGAAGCTGTGGAAAATGCCATTAAAATTGCCCGCGCTTACACGAAGCGTAAAGGGATTATTGCATTTGAGCGGGCATTTCATGGCCGCACGTTGATGGCTATGACACTAACGAGTAAGGTTCACCCGTATAAGGCAGGTATGGGGCCTTTTGCGCCAGAAGTATATCGTGTGCCTTTTCCGTATCCCTACCGCTGTCCCTATGCCCAGGGTTCTTTGCAACATGAATGTGACGAAACCTGTTACCAGGCCATCGAACAAGCGTTGATGCTTCAAGTTGCCCCAGAAGATGTTGCTGCGGTGATTGTGGAACCCGTTCAAGGAGAAGGCGGTTTTGTGGTTCCTCCCAAGAGCTTTTTACCCTGGTTGCGAGCATTTACCGAACGTCATGGAATTCTCTTAATCGTGGATGAAGTTCAGACCGGTTTTGGCCGTACAGGAAAGTTTTTTGCCACCGAATATGCGAATATCCGCCCAGATTTGTTAACGATGGCGAAATCTATTGCCGATGGTGTGCCCTTGTCTGGGGTCATGGGCCGTGCGGAAGTCATGGACGGACCCGGAGACTCTCAGATTGGCGGAACCTATGTGGGTAATCCATTAGCTACAGCTGCTGGAAATGCGGTTTTGGATATTTTCGAGGAAGAGGATCTTCTGTCGCAAGCTGAGAAGCAAGGAGAGTATTTAATGACGCGTCTTAGCGCGATGCAAAAGAAGTATCCAGTGATTGGGGACGTTCGCGGATTAGGAGCAATGGTTGCTATTGAATTGGTGAAAGATCCCCAAACCAAGGAGCCTTACAGCGATTTGACGGCGCGTATATTAAACTATGCCTTACATCACGGTGTCATTATGCTCAAGGCTGGTATTTATGGCAACGTGATTCGGTTCCTAGCCCCCTTAAATACGCCTTTAGATATGCTAGAAGAGGCGTTAAATATTTTGGAAAAAGCATTTGAAGAAGAGGGCCAGCACTAA